The genomic stretch GATTGACATATATATAATTAATTTTCTTTTTATCCCTGACATTTTTTTTGCCTATTTATCTTAAGGATTGATATATTTTATTTTTTAGTTTATGGATAATACCTCAGAAAATATTAACCCAAATTTTTCGATCGAACTCAAAAAATCGTTAAAAAGAACTATTATTCAACTTCAAAAAGCGATCGATATTATCAATAGTAATAATATTAAAGACTTACCTAATTTAACTATAGTAAATAACTTAGTTGAATCTAGTAATGCTTTAGTAGATTATTTGCGATTAAAAAATTATGACAATAAAGAAATTGATGAATCAAATAATGAAGAACAATTTTTATCTGAATTACAAGAAGAAAATACTTTAAATAATATCAATAAAGAAAGAGACATTAAACGAAAAAAGAAAACAAATTTTAACATCAACTTATTTTTATTAATTAGTTTAATAATTAGTTTATTTTTTAATACTTTTACTTGGTTATATCAACCTAACATCAATAAAGTTTTACCTGAAAATAATATTCAGAATAATTCTAATTCCCTAGAAAAAATAGAAAATATACCAACAAAGTCAGAAGATATAGATATTCTTAAGGATGATAAAATTAGTATTATTCAACAAAAAGATCAAGATATTAAGACAAATGACAATATTAATAGTGTTGATGATATAGATAATAAAGAAGAAAAAATAAATGAAAATAAAACACAAGAAAATCTTGAGGATTTATCTAATGATTCTTTTTCCGAAATATCAAAGCTACCTTTAACTCCAGAGCAATATTTACTAAAAAATATCAAAGATCAAATAGATGAAATAACTAATAAATATGGGAAAAAATTAATTTTAAGATTGGAGGCTAATTTAAGTCAAAATATTCTCCTCATTACTGTCACTGATGATTGGTATAAACTCAGTTATAATGAACAGAATAATTTAGTTAGTGACATATTTAATAAAGGGAAAAATCTTGACTTTTATAAATTCAATATAATAGATAACACTGGTAAATTATTAGCTAGAAATGCAGTTATTGGTAATGAATTTATTCTAACTAATAGAAATATGAAAAATTAATTAAGGTTAATTAATTTATAATTTTTAGAGCAGTATTATTTGAGTTGTAAGAAAAAATCTAATTAAAGCGATTAGCTTTTTGCCTTTTTTCCATTAAAGAATAAGTAATCAATTACTAATGTTGGGCAGAAATTTAACTTCACAATAGCTGATAACTAATTGCTAATTCCTAATTAAACATAATTATTTCTCACGATTCATATAGGATTGCTATATAAATTGATAAGTTTTGGGAAACATTATATTTAAGATGAGGGTATATCAAATAAAACAGAATTCATATAATTTTCTGCCCATTCTATTCCAAAAGCCTTTTCTAAAACTCGCCGAGTTTTATCGTTTTGTTGTTGTTGAATACAGTAATTTTTTTGTCCTTCTAAATATACCAATTTTTCAGTTTCAGAAAGCTCACTAGATTTTATAGCTAATTGACAATGAATTGTTAAAAAGTCTTTTACTCTTTTTAAAAATAATACTTCTTCTTCAGCATTGGAGGGACGTATGAATAAGCAAAAAGGCGAAAAAATATCTCCCCAAGTGGGTAAATCTCGTTTATCCTGAAAAGTTGGGTTTTCTAAATTTGATAGTAGTAGTTGATAATCTGGAGATAGGGTTTTATCTGCATTAGTTGGGGATAAATCCACAATGGCAGCGCTTATTCCTACTTTTCCAGCGACAATATCACAACCAAACATGGCAAGGGGATACTGGGGATAGGGAAACATAACGCAGTGAAGAATATCCAAATTATTGCCAACTTTGGCTAATTCTAAGTGCATTTTACGAAACTGCTTACTTTGATAACAAGAGTTTTGAATTATTAGTTTTTCACCTTGTAATTTTCCTTCTACATATCCTAAGCCTTCGGGTAATTGATAAGGAAATAGGGTAAGATTTTCTTGCCAAGTGGTAATAATGGCATCCGCTAATTGATTTATCAGGGGATGTAATCTACTTTTTAAGTCGGAGGAAGAAATTACCATAAAAATTTGTTTAATTAAAGTTAATTTTTAGTTATAACAGAATCTTTCTGCTTGTTAAGATAAATGTAAGATAAATCTTTTGCAAAAAGCCAAATAAGATATAAAAATTTATTTCATTGTGAGAAAAATGACAATACCAAAAATTAGACGATACCAAACGAAAACCCAAGTGTTTTGTTTCTGTAGGAAGCGAATTAACCATGCAATGGAGAGATAAGAAAAAATCCATGAGGATATTAAGCCAATGGTTAAGGGAATTAGATAATCAAATGTCAAAGTTCGATCGAATACATCTTTTAATTCGACTAAACCTGCTAAAGTAATGGCAGGAATACCGAGTAAGAAGGAGAAACGAGCCGCAGTTGCCCTCTCTAAATTCATAAATAATCCCGCAGTAATAGTTGAGCCTGAGCGAGAAACACCGGGTATTAAAGCTAATGCTTCGGCTAATCCCATTAAAATACCGTCTTTTGTCGATAGTTGGTCAAAATTCCGTTTATGAT from Geminocystis sp. NIES-3709 encodes the following:
- a CDS encoding phycocyanobilin:ferredoxin oxidoreductase; protein product: MVISSSDLKSRLHPLINQLADAIITTWQENLTLFPYQLPEGLGYVEGKLQGEKLIIQNSCYQSKQFRKMHLELAKVGNNLDILHCVMFPYPQYPLAMFGCDIVAGKVGISAAIVDLSPTNADKTLSPDYQLLLSNLENPTFQDKRDLPTWGDIFSPFCLFIRPSNAEEEVLFLKRVKDFLTIHCQLAIKSSELSETEKLVYLEGQKNYCIQQQQNDKTRRVLEKAFGIEWAENYMNSVLFDIPSS